Proteins found in one Acidimicrobiales bacterium genomic segment:
- a CDS encoding cytochrome c maturation protein CcmE, which yields MKRGYAAIFLSVAVAVAGLLLWQGLRNATVYFKTVDEAVAQRSSLGTRRFRLEGIVAPGSVHERDGGVDFVVEENNAEIHVHHVGDPPELFKASIPVVLEGHFAGATYESDRILVKHTAEYRKANPTRVKDYKS from the coding sequence GTGAAGCGTGGGTACGCCGCCATCTTCTTGTCGGTAGCGGTCGCCGTCGCCGGTCTGCTGCTGTGGCAAGGACTCAGGAACGCCACCGTCTACTTCAAGACCGTGGACGAGGCCGTCGCTCAGCGCTCGTCGCTCGGGACGCGTCGCTTCCGCCTCGAAGGGATCGTGGCGCCCGGGTCGGTCCACGAGCGCGATGGCGGAGTCGACTTCGTGGTCGAGGAGAACAACGCCGAGATCCACGTTCACCACGTCGGTGACCCGCCTGAGCTGTTCAAGGCGAGTATTCCCGTGGTGCTCGAGGGGCACTTCGCCGGCGCGACCTACGAGAGCGACCGCATTCTCGTCAAGCACACCGCGGAGTACCGCAAGGCCAACCCCACGCGGGTCAAGGACTACAAGTCGTGA